CATTTTGTATAATCTATACGATTAGGGTTGTGATTGCATTAATTATAATTATGTTCTTTGAGAGTAAAATCTTTAGAATATTTATGAACAGCACAAACATGTAGTTAACTTTAATTCATATAGCCTTTAGTGTTATAGGATCAAGTGAATAAGTGCATATGGTGGATGCCTTGGCGATCACAGGCGATGAAGGACGTAGTATCTTGCGAAAAGCTGCGGGGAGTTAGAAAACAAACTTTGATCCGCAGATGTCCGAATGGGGAAACCCACCCTCTTAAGAGGGTATCACTGACTGAATATATAGGTCAGTAGAAGCGAACCGGGTGAACTGAAACATCTAAGTAACTCGAGGAAAAGAAATCAACCGAGATTCCGAAAGTAGTGGCGAGCGAAATCGGATCAGCCTTTACGTTATAGCGTTATTGATAGTCGAAAAAGATGGAAATCTTTGCCATAGTAGGTGATAGCCCTGTAGACGAAATCTTTGATGTGGAACTAAGCGTAAGAAAAGTAGGGCGGGACACGCGAAATCCTGTTTGAATATGGGGGGACCATCCTCCAAGGCTAAATACTCGTGATCGACCGATAGTGAACCAGTACCGTGAGGGAAAGGCGAAAAGAACCCCGGGAGGGGAGTGAAATAGATCCTGAAACCGTATGCATACAAACAGTAGGAGCGGATTTATTCCGTGACTGCGTACCTTTTGTATAATGGGTCAGCGACTTACATTCAGTGGCAAGCTTAACCAAATAGGGGAGGCGTAGCGAAAGCGAGTCCGAATAGGGCGATTTAGTCGCTGGGTGTAGACCCGAAACCAGATGATCTATCCATGGCCAGGTTGAAGGCACGGTAACACGTGCTGAAGGACCGAACCCACTAATGTTGAAAAATTAGGGGATGAGCTGTGGATAGGGGTGAAAGGCTAAACAAATCTGGAAATAGCTGGTTCTCTCCGAAAACTATTTAGGTAGTGCCTCACGTATTACTGTATGGGGTAGAGCACTGTTATAGCTAGGGGGTCATGGCGACTTACCAAACTATGGCAAACTCCGAATACGTACAAGTACAGCGTGGGAGACAGAGCACCGGGTGCTAACGTCCGGACTCAAAAGGGAAACAACCCAGACCGCCAGCTAAGGTCCCAAATTATTGCTAAGTGGGAAACGAAGTGGGAAGGCATAGACAGTCAGGAGGTTGGCTTAGAAGCAGCCATCCTTTAAAGAAAGCGTAATAGCTCACTGATCGAGTCGTCCTGCGCGGAAGATGTAACGGGGCTAAGCAATAAACCGAAGCTGCGGGCGTGTTTTATTACACGCGGTAGGAGAGCGTTCTGTAAGCCTGTGAAGGTGGCTTGTAAAGGCTGCTGGAGGTATCAGAAGTGCGAATGCTGACATGAGTAGCGATAAAGGAGGTGAAAAGCCTCCTCGCCGTAAGTCCAAGGTTTCCTGCGCAACGTTCATCGGCGCAGGGTGAGTCGGCCCCTAAGGCGAGGCAGAGATGCGTAGCTGATGGGAAACTGGTTAATATTCCAGTACCATTGTACAGTGCGATGGGGGGACGGATCGTGGAAGATCATCAGGGTGTTGGATATTCCCTGTTGCTGCATTATAGAAGGTGATTAGGAAAATCCGGTCACGTAATTCGAGGGTGTGGCACGAGCGGATATATTTCGCGAAGTGATTGGAAGTGGTTCCAAGAAAAGCCTCTAAGCTTCAGCTGTACAAGACCGTACCGCAAACCGACACAGGTGGACGGGATGAATATTCTAAGGCGCTTGAGAGAACTCAGGAGAAGGAACTCGGCAAATTGATACCGTAACTTCGGGAGAAGGTATGCCTCATTATTGTGATGAGCTTGCGCTCAAAGCATGAAGAGGCCGCAGATAATCGGTGGCTGCGACTGTTTATTAAAAACATAGCACTCTGCAAAGACGAAAGTCGACGTATAGGGTGTGACGCCTGCCCGGTGCCGGAAGGTTAAGTGATGGGGTGCAAGCTCTTGATCGAAGCCCCGGTAAACGGCGGCCGTAACTATAACGGTCCTAAGGTAGCGAAATTCCTTGTCGGGTAAGTTCCGACCTGCACGAATGGCGTAACGATGGCCACACTGTCTCCTCCTGAGACTCAGCGAAGTTGAAGTGTTTGTGATGATGCAATCTACCCGCGGCTAGACGGAAAGACCCCATGAACCTTTACTGTAGCTTTGCATTGGGTTGTGAATAATCTTGTGTAGGATAGGTGGGAGGCTTTGAAGCATAACCGCTAGGTTATGTGGAGCCAACCTTGAAATACCACCCTGGATTGTTTGCGATTCTAACCTTGATCCGTTATCCGGATTTGGGACAGTGCATGGTGGGCAGTTTGACTGGGGCGGTCTCCTCCTAAAGAGTAACGGAGGAGTTCTAAGGTACGCTAGGTACGGTCGGAAATCGTGCTGTTAGTGCAATGGCATAAGCGTGCTTAACTGTGAGACTGACACGTCGAACAGATGCGAAAGCAGGACATAGTGATCCGGTGGTTCTGAATGGAAGGGCCATCGCTCAACGGATAAAAGGTACTCTGGGGATAACAGGCTGATACCGCCCAAGAGTTCATATCGACGGCGGTGTTTGGCACCTCGATGTCGGCTCATCTCATCCTGGGGCTGTAGTCGGTCCCAAGGGTATGGCTGTTCGCCATTTAAAGAGGTACGTGAGCTGGGTTTAAAACGTCGTGAGACAGTTTGGTCCCTATCTGCCGTGGGCGTTGGATACTTGACAGAGCCTGCTCCTAGTACGAGAGGACCGGAGTGGACGTACCTCTGGTGTACCGGTTGTCATGCCAATGGCATAGCCGGGTAGCTAAGTACGGAAGAGATAACCGCTGAAGGCATCTAAGCGGGAAACTCGTCTGAAGATAAGGTATCCCGGGGACTAGATCCCCCTAAAGGGTCGTTCAAGACTAGGACGTTGATAGGTCGGGTGTGTAAGTGCAGTAATGTATTAAGCTAACCGATACTAATTGCCCGTGAGGCTTGATCCTATAACTCTACAGGTTATTGAGATAATTATATGTTATGATATTAATTAATGTGGTTACATCCTAATTTATATTTTTGTTGCTTCTTCTTAGATTATTTTTATGTTTGTTATTTTGTAGACAAACAGCGTACAGGTTATGCCTGATGACTATAGCAAGGTTGTTCCACTCCTTCCCATCTCGAACAGGACAGTTAAACGCCTTTGCGCCGATGATAGTAGACTTTTAGTCTGTGAAAGTAGGTTATCGTCAGGCTTTTATTTAAAACCCTACAGATAAGAGTCTGTAGGGTTTTTTTGTATCTAAAATTAATTCTTAATAATTAATCTCTATGATATTTTTAATGTGGCTATATTTACCGATACATTTATAAGTTCTGCCCATAAATTTTTTGAAGTTCCTTCTTCATCCATACCCTTAATGCTTAGATCAATATTATGTAGTTTATTTATTATTTTATATAAGAAATTTTTATTAACATCTCTACTATAGTTTTCAATTAAATCTCTATGATTTCCAAAAATTTTATTACTATTTAAGATATAAGAAAATTGTTCCCTAGGTGCATCTATTAAAATACCTATAATTCTTATATCTTCATAAATCGCCCATAAAATTAAAGCAGGGTGTATATTTTCTTCTTTCAAATATAATAATATTTCTAATATTTTAGATATTTTTTTTTGAAAAATAGATAATCTAAAATCATATATATTGTATTTTGAATTATTTGATACAATACTATTCTTTATGGACTCTTCATCTATATATCCTTCTTCAAAAATTAAACCTAGTTTAATAATTTCTTGATTAGCAATAACTAAATTATTATCAACTTTATTTGCTATCCAAAATAGTGAGTTATTATCGACATATTGTTTTTGTAGTAATAATCTTTCTTTTATCCAAAATGGTAATTCACTACTTTTGATATTAGGTATATTAATTGAGATTCCCAATTTTGTTAGAGATTTCATCCAATTGCTATTTTTTGTATTTATATCTTTTTTTGGTACTTGAACAATCAAAATAGTATCTTTTTTTTCTGCTAAAAAATTTGCTATTTTGATTATATGTTCAGAACCTATTTTTCCTGGTGATGCATTTGTTATATCTATATTAAATATTCTATATTTTTCAAATAAAGAGATTGATTTTATGCTTTCAGTGAATTCGCTCCAATTACTATGTAAATCCATAGATGAATTATAAAAATATACAAATCCTCGTTTTTTAAACTCTGATATAATGTTAAGTTTACATTCATTTACTAAAAGCAATTCGTTACCTAATAATATATATATAGGTGAAAAATATTCTTCTTTCTTTAATAATTCAGTTATGTGTTTATAATCAATATATTTATGCATTTTTTTTATACTTATAATATTTCAAGAAAAATCAAAGTTTTTCATGAAATATTAGAGAATATAATATTATATAGATAATATTTAATTATTTTTTAATACTATATTTATTAGTTTGTTAGGTACTACAATAATACGTTCAATAATATTATTATTAATGTACTTTAATACACTGGGCTCTTCTAAAACTATTTTCTTTATTTCTTCTTCATTTTGGTCATAACGAACATTCACTGAACTTCTTAATTTGCCATTAACTTGTATGACCATTTTTACATTAGTTATAACAAGAGCTTCTTTTTTGACTTTAGGCCATATGGCATCAATTAAATCACCATGAACATTATTATATCCAAGTTCATTCCAGATCTTCCATGTTATATGAGGAACTATTGGGTATAATACTCTGAGTACTATGCCTAAAGACTCTGAGATAGCAATATTATGGGTTTTATCTATAATTGAATTTACTTGTAAAAATTGTTCAATAGAATTCAACATTTTCATTGATGCAGATACAATAGTATTATATTGCAATCTATCATAGTCATGATTACTTTGATTTAATAGAGAGTAAATATTAAAATATAATTCTTGTATAGATGGATTTTTGCTTATGTCTATATCATGTTTTTCTGTTAAGGAATTTGCAGAAATAATATTATCTTTATTATTGTAACAAATTCTCCATAGTCTACGTAAATAACGATTAGCGCCTTCTATTCCAGCATCAGACCATTCTAATGTTTGCTCTGGTGGGCTTGCAAATATAATAAATAAACGAGCTGTGTCTGCTCCCCATTTTTCTATAATCGACTGAGGATCAACTCCATTATTTTTAGACTTAGACATTGTGCCAATGCCATTATATATAACTGGGCTAGAATCTTTTTTTAGCAAATAATTAGTTGCCATGCCATTTTCATTATATATAGTCTCAATGTCATCTGGCTTGAAATATTCTATTCCTCCATTTTCTGTCTTTCTAGAAAAAATATGATTTAATACCATACCTTGACATAATAATTTGGTGATAGGCTCATCAAAGTTGACCAGATGCATATCTCTCATTACTTTGCACCAAAATCTTGTATATAGTAGATGAAGCACAGCATGTTCTATGCCACCAATGTACTGATCCATTGGCATCCAATAATCATTTCTATTATCTATAGGTAGGTTGGTATTATCAAAAGATGTATAACGCATAAAATACCAAGAAGAATCTATAAAAGTATCCATGGTATCAGTTTCTCTTTTTGAATCAGCTCCACATTTTGGGCATAAGCAATTTACGAAATTTTCATTTTTATCTAGAGGGTTGCCATTGCCTTCAGGAGTAAGGTCTTCTGGCAGAATTACTGGCAGATTATCATAAGGTACAGGTACTGAACCACAGTTATTGCAATGAATAATCGGTATAGGTGTCCCCCAGTAACGTTGCCTAGATATACTCCAGTCTCTAAGTCTCCACATAATTTTGCTTTGACCTAATTTTTCACTTATGATTCGATCACTTATAGCACTTGCTGCTGATTTACAGTCTAAACCATTATATGCTCCTGAATTGATAATATATCTATCTTTTGTATCCTTATACCAATCTTGCCATATTTCTGAATTAAACTCTTTGTTTTTTGCAGATGATACTACTTGTTTAATATTTATTTTATATTTTTTAGCAAACATAAAATCACGTTCATCATGAGCTGGGACTCCCATGATTGCGCCATCGCCATAGTT
The sequence above is drawn from the Candidatus Kinetoplastibacterium crithidii (ex Angomonas deanei ATCC 30255) genome and encodes:
- the holA gene encoding DNA polymerase III subunit delta, with amino-acid sequence MHKYIDYKHITELLKKEEYFSPIYILLGNELLLVNECKLNIISEFKKRGFVYFYNSSMDLHSNWSEFTESIKSISLFEKYRIFNIDITNASPGKIGSEHIIKIANFLAEKKDTILIVQVPKKDINTKNSNWMKSLTKLGISINIPNIKSSELPFWIKERLLLQKQYVDNNSLFWIANKVDNNLVIANQEIIKLGLIFEEGYIDEESIKNSIVSNNSKYNIYDFRLSIFQKKISKILEILLYLKEENIHPALILWAIYEDIRIIGILIDAPREQFSYILNSNKIFGNHRDLIENYSRDVNKNFLYKIINKLHNIDLSIKGMDEEGTSKNLWAELINVSVNIATLKIS
- the leuS gene encoding leucine--tRNA ligase; its protein translation is MQEHYNHKNIESESQEFWKSNKTYLVNENTKNKDGSLKPKFYACSMLPYPSGKLHMGHVRNYTINDVMARHKRMNGFNVLMPMGWDAFGMPAENAAIKSQIPPAKWTYNNIDYMKNQMKSIGLSIDWSREICACSPSYYKWTQWLFLKMLEYGVVYRKTQVVNWDPVDQTVLANEQVIDGHGWRSGALVEKREIPGYYLAITNYAEELLSDLEDKLQLWPEKVKTMQANWIGKSEGLRFTFKHQIKDKNNQLIQDGNLYVFTTRPDTIIGATFCAIATEHPISIHASKNDSAIEAFIISNRLGTTTEAEISTKEKQGIYSGFNAIHPITHEEIPIWISNYVLINYGDGAIMGVPAHDERDFMFAKKYKINIKQVVSSAKNKEFNSEIWQDWYKDTKDRYIINSGAYNGLDCKSAASAISDRIISEKLGQSKIMWRLRDWSISRQRYWGTPIPIIHCNNCGSVPVPYDNLPVILPEDLTPEGNGNPLDKNENFVNCLCPKCGADSKRETDTMDTFIDSSWYFMRYTSFDNTNLPIDNRNDYWMPMDQYIGGIEHAVLHLLYTRFWCKVMRDMHLVNFDEPITKLLCQGMVLNHIFSRKTENGGIEYFKPDDIETIYNENGMATNYLLKKDSSPVIYNGIGTMSKSKNNGVDPQSIIEKWGADTARLFIIFASPPEQTLEWSDAGIEGANRYLRRLWRICYNNKDNIISANSLTEKHDIDISKNPSIQELYFNIYSLLNQSNHDYDRLQYNTIVSASMKMLNSIEQFLQVNSIIDKTHNIAISESLGIVLRVLYPIVPHITWKIWNELGYNNVHGDLIDAIWPKVKKEALVITNVKMVIQVNGKLRSSVNVRYDQNEEEIKKIVLEEPSVLKYINNNIIERIIVVPNKLINIVLKNN